In Gulosibacter molinativorax, a single window of DNA contains:
- a CDS encoding cytochrome c oxidase assembly protein encodes MISSDSGPASPTERLGTTAVKRRKNVLSDAELDRIGQSGWDARTRTLIAWGPAGLLVVALLVMLGALAYGGGAAPLVVADPGPIVRWGLPASRLAYNLTAAMTLGALAVAIWSCSRKEPEFERAMSLAQGGAAAWMVSTIAAALFAYLDVSGVPFSFDAKFGEGLWFYLVSLEVGQLWLIGIVMSAILSTFVFASRSRWGTFLTTGFAFLTLWPIASLGHAAGAESHSTAVGGITLHYTGAAVWLGGLVVTAIIALGAPARRRLPLVERYSQLALVAFITTGASGVVASWMNIGAWDRLFTTPYGQITLFKVALLIVLGWFGFLQRRYFINRMAKNVEERKSTLTPLAWLLGIEMLIMGAVSGAAAALGRTPSPQPQVTAEELAAPTPAQLLSGEPLPPPFEFSRLFTEWQLDPIWTLLSLLALAFYFMGVGRLRGRGDKWPWWRVASFVFGLLVLLYNVNGAMIVYGKFQFSFHMTDHMILSMIIPIFIVLGAPMTLLLRTVKPRHDGSMGGREWVLHLVHSKWATFFSHPIVAGINFALALLVFYYTPLFRWATYDHVGHMWMIAHFLIVGYLFVESLIGDDPSRTRAPYPARLISLILVMTFHAFFGLSIMTGTGLLVAEWYGATGRTWGPETALLDQQMGGAVAWGIGEFPTVILAVIVGLQWSKSDDKRAKREDRRAQKNDDAELKAYNEQLKTLAERDAQ; translated from the coding sequence ATGATTTCGTCCGACTCGGGCCCCGCATCCCCCACCGAGCGTCTCGGCACCACAGCCGTTAAGCGCCGCAAGAATGTCCTCAGTGACGCCGAACTCGACCGCATTGGCCAAAGCGGTTGGGATGCGCGCACCCGTACGCTGATCGCCTGGGGACCCGCGGGCCTCCTCGTGGTCGCACTGCTGGTCATGCTGGGCGCGCTCGCGTACGGCGGAGGAGCGGCGCCGCTCGTCGTCGCTGACCCGGGACCGATCGTGCGCTGGGGTCTGCCCGCGTCGCGCCTTGCCTACAACCTGACGGCCGCGATGACGCTGGGCGCGCTCGCGGTCGCGATCTGGAGTTGCAGCCGGAAGGAGCCCGAATTCGAGCGGGCGATGAGCCTCGCGCAGGGTGGCGCCGCGGCGTGGATGGTCTCGACCATCGCGGCGGCGCTCTTCGCCTACCTTGACGTCTCCGGCGTGCCGTTCTCGTTCGACGCGAAGTTCGGCGAGGGCCTGTGGTTCTACCTCGTGTCACTCGAGGTCGGCCAGCTGTGGCTCATTGGGATCGTCATGTCGGCGATCCTCAGCACGTTCGTGTTCGCATCCCGCTCTCGTTGGGGCACCTTCCTCACGACCGGCTTCGCGTTCCTCACCCTCTGGCCCATCGCATCCCTCGGCCACGCCGCTGGCGCCGAGTCCCATAGCACCGCCGTGGGCGGCATCACGCTGCACTACACCGGCGCGGCAGTATGGCTTGGCGGCCTCGTGGTCACGGCGATCATCGCCCTCGGCGCGCCCGCCCGACGCCGTCTGCCGCTCGTCGAGCGGTACTCGCAGCTGGCGCTCGTCGCCTTCATCACGACGGGTGCGAGCGGCGTCGTCGCGTCGTGGATGAACATTGGCGCCTGGGATCGACTCTTTACGACTCCCTATGGGCAGATCACGCTCTTCAAGGTTGCGCTGCTGATCGTCCTCGGCTGGTTCGGGTTCCTGCAGCGCCGGTACTTCATTAACCGGATGGCGAAGAACGTCGAGGAGCGCAAGTCGACGCTCACACCGCTCGCATGGCTACTCGGAATCGAAATGCTCATCATGGGCGCCGTCTCGGGCGCCGCCGCGGCGCTCGGCCGCACCCCGAGCCCGCAGCCCCAGGTCACGGCCGAGGAGCTCGCCGCCCCCACGCCCGCGCAGTTGCTCTCGGGCGAGCCGCTCCCGCCGCCCTTCGAGTTCTCCCGGTTGTTTACCGAATGGCAGCTTGACCCGATCTGGACGCTCTTGTCGCTCCTCGCGCTCGCCTTTTACTTCATGGGCGTGGGCCGGCTCCGGGGGCGAGGCGACAAGTGGCCGTGGTGGCGCGTCGCCTCGTTCGTGTTCGGCCTTCTCGTGCTGCTCTACAACGTCAACGGCGCGATGATCGTCTACGGCAAGTTCCAGTTCAGCTTCCACATGACCGATCACATGATCCTCTCGATGATCATCCCGATCTTCATCGTCCTCGGCGCCCCGATGACGCTGCTGCTGCGCACGGTCAAGCCGCGCCACGACGGCTCGATGGGCGGCCGCGAATGGGTGCTGCACCTCGTGCACTCGAAGTGGGCCACGTTCTTCTCGCATCCGATCGTTGCGGGCATCAACTTCGCGCTCGCGCTGCTCGTGTTCTACTACACGCCACTCTTCCGCTGGGCCACGTACGACCACGTCGGCCACATGTGGATGATCGCCCACTTCCTCATCGTCGGGTACCTGTTCGTCGAGTCGCTCATCGGCGATGACCCGTCGCGCACCCGCGCGCCGTATCCCGCACGACTGATCTCGCTCATCCTGGTGATGACCTTCCACGCCTTCTTCGGCCTGTCGATCATGACCGGCACCGGCCTGCTCGTCGCCGAGTGGTACGGCGCGACCGGACGCACCTGGGGGCCCGAGACCGCCCTGCTCGACCAGCAGATGGGTGGCGCGGTGGCTTGGGGCATCGGCGAGTTCCCGACGGTCATCCTGGCGGTTATCGTTGGCCTGCAGTGGTCCAAGAGCGACGACAAGCGCGCGAAGCGCGAGGACCGCCGGGCACAGAAGAACGACGATGCCGAGCTCAAGGCCTACAACGAGCAGCTCAAGACCCTGGCAGAAAGGGACGCGCAGTAG
- a CDS encoding IclR family transcriptional regulator — protein sequence MSEISKTADKALNLLLALEGRSLTAPELTAITGMNRTVVRRLLQTLLSRDLIRREGSRFQLSGRMRRLASAVYPELRRAARPAAEALMRELGETVVFQIVDGSAMVVLLELLHGRGTGMLVRHEVGSRSGMSESASGLAVLAATDARARDRLLGRDPDPELLERIAEAQEQGIAFTSDLLRSGVAGLAVAVRDGSDTVIGSLAALVPSARVDKLRASESALRRAAAQIESQLSA from the coding sequence GTGTCTGAGATCTCCAAGACCGCCGACAAGGCGCTCAACCTCCTCCTCGCCCTCGAGGGCCGGTCACTGACCGCGCCCGAACTCACGGCGATCACTGGGATGAATCGGACGGTGGTCCGCCGCCTGCTCCAAACTCTGCTTTCGCGTGACCTCATCCGCCGCGAGGGAAGCCGCTTCCAGCTCAGCGGCAGGATGCGCAGGCTCGCGAGCGCCGTCTACCCCGAGCTACGTCGCGCCGCCCGGCCGGCAGCCGAGGCGCTCATGCGCGAGCTCGGCGAGACCGTGGTGTTTCAGATCGTCGACGGCTCGGCGATGGTTGTCCTGCTCGAGCTCCTGCACGGCCGGGGTACCGGGATGCTCGTGCGCCACGAGGTCGGCTCGCGCAGCGGGATGAGCGAGAGCGCATCCGGCCTCGCGGTGCTCGCGGCGACGGATGCGCGTGCTCGCGACAGGCTCCTCGGTCGCGATCCGGATCCCGAACTCCTCGAGCGGATTGCCGAGGCGCAGGAACAGGGCATTGCCTTCACGTCCGACCTCCTGCGGTCGGGAGTCGCCGGACTCGCGGTGGCGGTGCGCGATGGCTCCGACACGGTAATCGGGAGCCTCGCCGCACTCGTACCCTCCGCGCGGGTCGACAAGCTCCGCGCTAGCGAGTCTGCGCTTCGACGCGCGGCGGCGCAGATCGAATCTCAGCTCTCCGCTTGA
- a CDS encoding YceI family protein — MTAIQGLTAGTWNIDPTHTEVGFVVRHMAISKVRGKFERFEGAIVVGDQIEDSSVNATVEVKSVNTNQEQRDEHLRTSDFFLADEHPTITFASKSVRVDGSDIYVLGDFTMRGVTKEIELQVEFGGVTVDGYGNTKAGFEASTTINRKDFGVNWNAPTEAGGLTLGDDVKLHIDGQAMLAA; from the coding sequence ATGACCGCAATTCAAGGCCTCACCGCAGGCACCTGGAACATTGACCCCACCCACACCGAGGTCGGCTTTGTCGTTCGCCACATGGCGATCTCGAAGGTCCGCGGTAAGTTCGAACGGTTCGAGGGTGCGATCGTCGTCGGCGACCAGATCGAGGACAGCTCGGTGAACGCGACCGTCGAGGTCAAGTCGGTGAACACCAACCAGGAGCAGCGCGACGAGCACCTTCGCACGTCGGACTTCTTCCTCGCTGACGAGCACCCGACGATCACCTTCGCATCGAAGTCGGTGCGCGTTGACGGTTCGGACATCTACGTGCTCGGTGACTTCACGATGCGTGGCGTGACGAAGGAGATTGAGCTGCAGGTCGAGTTCGGCGGCGTGACTGTCGACGGTTACGGCAACACCAAGGCCGGTTTCGAGGCCTCGACCACGATCAACCGCAAGGACTTCGGCGTGAACTGGAACGCACCGACTGAGGCCGGTGGCCTCACGCTCGGTGACGACGTCAAGCTCCACATTGACGGTCAGGCGATGCTCGCCGCGTAG
- the rpmB gene encoding 50S ribosomal protein L28: MAAVCQVTGTTPQFGHNVSHSNRRTKRRFDPNIQKKKFYVPSLKRTVTLTVSAKGIKVIDARGIDAVVADLQKKGVKL, translated from the coding sequence GTGGCAGCAGTATGCCAGGTGACCGGAACTACTCCGCAGTTCGGTCACAATGTTTCGCACTCAAACCGACGTACCAAGCGTCGTTTTGACCCGAACATCCAGAAGAAGAAGTTCTACGTTCCCTCGCTCAAGCGCACCGTGACGCTCACCGTCTCGGCTAAGGGCATCAAGGTAATCGACGCTCGCGGCATTGACGCGGTTGTTGCTGACCTGCAGAAGAAGGGTGTGAAGCTCTAA
- the rpmG gene encoding 50S ribosomal protein L33, with the protein MAKKSQDVRPIIKLRSTAGTGFTYVTKKNRRNTPDRLVLKKYDPVIRKHVEFREER; encoded by the coding sequence ATGGCAAAGAAGAGCCAGGACGTTCGTCCGATCATCAAGCTCCGCTCGACCGCGGGCACGGGCTTCACCTACGTCACCAAGAAGAACCGACGCAACACCCCGGACCGTCTCGTGCTGAAGAAGTACGACCCGGTAATCCGCAAGCACGTCGAATTCCGTGAGGAGCGCTAA
- a CDS encoding metal ABC transporter permease, translating to MTVFTTALITGILVGALAGLVGTIVVLRQRAFFTVALTHATFPGGVAAALLGVNIVFGAAVFGLGLVALMLALGRIRRQGRQVAAGIVLSFGYALGTFLHSMNPQLQTRVDSFLTGQILGISPENVGIIAGMLVIAIVTVGMFWKEILFSTFDRVGFEAAGYRESRMEVLTLVLIAGTVVATMPAIGSILAIAMIAAPAAAARLVTQRIQVMVPLAMGLGVVSAVLGLFISRWFDIAAGGSMALTATAIFLLAMAWSGMRKWFRRSRSAEAVSAQAAGSREAVPAKVAS from the coding sequence ATGACCGTCTTCACCACCGCACTCATCACGGGCATCCTGGTGGGCGCGCTCGCGGGCCTCGTCGGCACCATCGTCGTGCTGCGCCAGCGTGCGTTCTTCACCGTCGCCCTCACGCACGCCACCTTCCCGGGTGGCGTCGCCGCGGCACTGCTCGGAGTCAACATCGTGTTCGGAGCCGCCGTCTTTGGCCTTGGGCTCGTCGCGCTGATGCTCGCCCTCGGCCGGATTCGTCGCCAGGGACGCCAGGTCGCGGCCGGCATCGTGCTCTCCTTCGGGTACGCGCTCGGGACGTTCCTGCACTCGATGAACCCGCAGCTGCAGACTCGGGTCGACTCGTTCCTGACGGGCCAGATCCTCGGGATCTCGCCCGAGAACGTGGGCATCATCGCGGGGATGCTCGTGATCGCCATCGTCACGGTCGGGATGTTCTGGAAAGAAATCCTCTTCTCCACCTTCGACCGCGTTGGGTTCGAGGCCGCCGGATACCGGGAGTCGCGGATGGAGGTGCTCACGCTCGTCCTTATCGCGGGCACGGTCGTCGCGACGATGCCTGCGATCGGTTCCATCCTTGCGATCGCGATGATCGCGGCACCCGCTGCCGCCGCTCGCCTGGTGACCCAGCGCATCCAGGTGATGGTGCCGCTCGCTATGGGGCTCGGCGTCGTGTCGGCGGTGCTGGGACTGTTCATCTCACGGTGGTTCGACATCGCCGCGGGCGGGTCGATGGCGCTGACCGCGACGGCGATCTTCCTGCTCGCGATGGCGTGGTCGGGGATGCGCAAGTGGTTCCGGCGTTCGCGCTCGGCTGAGGCGGTGAGTGCGCAGGCGGCTGGCTCTCGAGAGGCGGTGCCCGCTAAGGTGGCGTCATGA
- a CDS encoding Fur family transcriptional regulator, translating into MTEGRKATPQRRHTWQREAVRDHLRQRDGFVTAQELHRDIEESGQRIGLATVYRALASLVEAGDADSMLNTDGEQYRFCETEHHHHHLVCRNCGATVEISDPTVEQWAAAVAEQYGYTEVTHTLDVFGLCENCSATGR; encoded by the coding sequence ATGACAGAGGGTCGAAAGGCAACACCGCAGCGCCGCCACACGTGGCAGCGCGAGGCGGTCCGCGACCACCTGCGCCAGCGCGACGGCTTCGTCACCGCGCAGGAGCTCCACAGGGATATCGAGGAGTCGGGCCAGCGCATCGGCCTCGCCACCGTGTACCGCGCGCTGGCGTCGCTCGTTGAGGCGGGCGATGCCGACTCGATGCTCAACACCGACGGCGAGCAGTACCGTTTCTGTGAAACCGAACACCACCATCACCACCTGGTGTGCCGCAACTGCGGGGCAACCGTGGAAATCAGCGATCCGACGGTCGAGCAGTGGGCCGCGGCCGTGGCTGAGCAGTACGGCTACACCGAGGTGACGCACACGCTCGACGTGTTCGGCCTGTGTGAGAACTGCAGCGCAACCGGTCGGTGA
- the rpsN gene encoding 30S ribosomal protein S14: MAKKSKIAKNEQRKEIVARYAERRLQLKKQLVDPNGTDESREEARVALQKLPRNASPVRVRGRDSIDGRPRGFLSKYGVSRVRFREMAHRGELPGITKSSW; this comes from the coding sequence ATGGCTAAGAAGAGCAAGATTGCAAAGAACGAGCAGCGCAAGGAAATCGTTGCGCGCTACGCCGAGCGTCGCCTGCAGCTGAAGAAGCAGCTGGTCGACCCGAACGGCACCGACGAGTCGCGTGAAGAGGCTCGCGTCGCCCTCCAGAAGCTTCCCCGTAACGCTTCGCCGGTTCGCGTTCGCGGCCGCGACAGCATCGACGGTCGCCCCCGCGGCTTCCTGAGCAAGTACGGCGTCTCGCGTGTGCGCTTCCGTGAGATGGCACACCGCGGCGAGCTCCCCGGCATCACCAAGTCGAGCTGGTAA
- a CDS encoding ATP-dependent DNA helicase: MTVHLTPEQQGVFDAIEGTREHLFVTGRAGTGKSTLLNHLSWHTTKQLVICAPTGVAALNVGGQTIHSLFKLPIGIIGNQPIEQNREVKKLLNTIDTLVIDEISMVSADLLDAMDRSLRQARQRKAEPFGGVQVVMFGDPFQLAPVPPSDPDERAWMRDNYKSTWFFDAHVWRETEMHIHTLREIHRQHDDEFRNLLTAVRYGNVTEAMATRLNEVGSRTPPTDGIITLASKNATVSRINKRELDRLPGQSMSAAAEINGDFGNARTFPAEEELELKIGAQVMFLRNDTDSRWVNGSVGVVTRIDKTVHVEIDDEEHEVEPIVWEKLKYSYDAESRELSREVVGEFHQFPLRLAWAVTIHKSQGKTYDRAVVDLGARAFSPGQTYVALSRIRSLEGLYLTRPLQPRDIFVDPDVMRFMNEVAEAQRVAKLAVRSVAD; this comes from the coding sequence GTGACCGTGCACCTGACGCCAGAACAGCAGGGAGTCTTCGACGCGATCGAGGGCACCCGCGAGCATCTCTTCGTGACCGGCCGCGCCGGCACCGGAAAGTCGACGCTCCTCAACCACCTTTCGTGGCACACGACGAAGCAGCTCGTGATCTGTGCGCCTACGGGCGTCGCGGCGCTGAACGTCGGCGGCCAGACCATCCATTCGCTGTTCAAACTGCCGATCGGCATCATCGGCAACCAGCCGATCGAGCAGAACCGCGAGGTCAAGAAGCTGCTCAACACGATCGACACGCTCGTAATCGACGAGATCTCGATGGTCTCGGCCGATCTGCTGGATGCGATGGATCGTTCCCTACGACAGGCTCGCCAGCGCAAGGCGGAGCCATTTGGCGGCGTGCAGGTCGTGATGTTCGGCGACCCGTTCCAGCTCGCGCCGGTGCCGCCGAGCGATCCCGACGAGCGGGCGTGGATGCGCGACAACTACAAGTCGACCTGGTTCTTCGACGCGCACGTGTGGCGCGAGACCGAGATGCACATCCACACCCTGCGGGAGATTCACCGGCAGCACGACGACGAGTTCCGGAACCTGCTCACCGCGGTGCGCTACGGGAACGTGACCGAGGCGATGGCGACCAGGCTCAACGAGGTGGGATCGCGCACGCCCCCGACCGACGGCATCATCACCCTCGCCTCAAAGAACGCGACGGTTTCGCGTATCAACAAACGCGAGCTCGACCGGTTGCCGGGGCAATCGATGTCGGCCGCGGCCGAGATCAACGGCGACTTTGGCAACGCCCGCACGTTTCCGGCGGAGGAGGAGCTCGAGCTGAAGATCGGGGCCCAGGTGATGTTCCTGCGCAACGACACCGACAGCCGGTGGGTGAATGGTTCGGTGGGCGTCGTCACCCGCATTGACAAGACCGTGCACGTCGAGATCGACGACGAGGAGCACGAGGTCGAGCCGATCGTGTGGGAGAAGTTGAAGTATTCCTACGACGCCGAGTCGAGGGAGCTCTCGCGCGAGGTCGTGGGGGAGTTCCACCAGTTCCCGCTGCGGCTCGCGTGGGCGGTGACGATTCACAAGTCGCAGGGCAAGACCTATGACCGCGCCGTGGTCGACCTCGGCGCCCGCGCGTTCTCGCCGGGGCAGACGTACGTGGCGCTGTCGCGCATCCGCTCGCTCGAGGGCCTATACCTGACGCGGCCGCTGCAGCCGCGGGATATCTTCGTCGACCCGGATGTGATGCGCTTCATGAACGAGGTCGCGGAGGCACAGCGCGTCGCGAAGCTCGCGGTGAGATCGGTCGCTGACTAG
- a CDS encoding DDE-type integrase/transposase/recombinase, with amino-acid sequence MAARIEITRKYARQYANASKKDRGRLLDEVVAVTGWSRDNARRRLAKASKPGPRAVTTERKPRPRKYSYDATKVLQRVWAATGGQCGKYLAVSMPLQLDALERHHELVHGQQRYSPDVREELLAMSAATIDRYLAPARASDPLRGISTTKPSPLLRSSIQIRKAGDEVEDEPGFFEGDTVAHCGPTLKGEFARTLNLTDMRTGWGFTRSIRNNATIHILAALDAGVTSIPFEVTGLDFDNGSEFINHEVIGWAADRKIFFTRSRPYKKNDQATIESKNNHLVRHYGFYWRYDTPEALTLLNQLWPLVNDRLNYFTPTIKPTGYSTDRVGRRKRVYDDPRTPFDRLLDAEVLAPAQIAELTAYRDSLNPAELARRIVSLQRRLTGLAQRPTLELEAATVKPLPDTSRGVRRKAS; translated from the coding sequence ATGGCCGCCCGAATAGAGATCACCCGGAAGTATGCCCGGCAGTACGCCAACGCCTCGAAAAAGGACCGTGGCCGGCTGTTGGACGAGGTCGTCGCGGTCACGGGCTGGTCCCGCGATAACGCCCGACGCCGACTCGCGAAAGCCTCCAAACCAGGACCACGGGCCGTTACGACCGAACGCAAACCACGGCCACGGAAGTATTCCTACGACGCGACCAAGGTACTGCAGCGGGTGTGGGCCGCGACCGGCGGCCAGTGCGGCAAATACCTCGCCGTCTCCATGCCACTACAGCTCGATGCCCTCGAACGCCACCACGAACTCGTTCACGGCCAGCAGCGGTACTCGCCCGACGTACGCGAAGAGTTGCTCGCGATGAGCGCGGCCACGATCGACCGGTACCTCGCCCCGGCCCGCGCCAGCGACCCGCTGCGCGGGATCAGCACCACAAAACCCTCACCCTTGCTGCGTTCCTCGATCCAGATCCGCAAAGCCGGTGACGAAGTCGAGGACGAGCCCGGGTTCTTCGAGGGCGACACCGTCGCGCACTGCGGCCCCACGCTGAAGGGCGAGTTCGCACGGACATTGAACCTGACCGACATGCGCACGGGGTGGGGGTTCACCCGCTCGATCCGGAACAACGCGACTATCCACATCCTCGCCGCGCTCGACGCAGGTGTCACCAGCATCCCGTTCGAAGTCACCGGCTTAGACTTCGATAACGGCAGCGAGTTCATCAACCACGAAGTGATCGGTTGGGCCGCGGACCGGAAGATTTTCTTCACCCGCTCACGCCCGTATAAGAAAAACGATCAGGCCACGATCGAGTCGAAGAACAACCATCTCGTGCGGCACTACGGCTTCTACTGGCGGTATGACACCCCCGAAGCGCTGACGCTACTGAACCAGCTGTGGCCGCTGGTCAATGACCGGTTGAACTATTTCACACCCACGATCAAACCCACCGGCTACAGCACCGACCGCGTCGGCCGCCGCAAACGGGTGTACGACGACCCGCGAACCCCGTTCGATCGGCTCCTGGACGCGGAAGTGCTCGCTCCCGCGCAGATCGCGGAATTGACCGCGTACCGCGACAGCCTGAACCCCGCCGAACTCGCCCGCCGGATCGTGTCCCTCCAACGCCGGTTGACCGGCCTCGCGCAGCGCCCGACGCTGGAGTTGGAAGCCGCGACCGTGAAGCCACTGCCTGACACCAGTCGTGGGGTGCGTCGCAAAGCGAGCTAA
- a CDS encoding alpha/beta-hydrolase family protein, whose translation MPNWWGIVGGQIASWIALSPSFLPRKWWMTAASVSLSQLYGYGVGVGARSARIGIGDAVRRFVPEKFLPIRLGHQLAKFTSVWQILLLSGLVLGTGASLITSMHRQREIAELVDQEPPTPRIQLLGLSAGTLASMGVLLGVRLFRLQSWGTRQLLKRYVPAIAVPFSGTIISLGLLYFFNRSVLWKRLLEGIEDSATAKNLKPLPGRTPPLQPERSGSSASYEPFGTLGRHGKAVVSDGPRGADIARFTGEDAMEPIRAYVGLRASVSIDAAAKRAVRELKRAGGFKRSHICIYIGTGTGWLNDWSMAAMEYLTRGDCAMVSLQYTVLPSAFALLLDRDSPQKTGQALYREVVAELEKMPKASRPKLYISGESLGAFGGLSVFDDARDMTERLDGAIWAGTPQFTPIWSELVDRRGEGSRVVRPYIGDGSLVRFSNRLGDLREPNDGVDYVPWGPRRFVFMQHPSDPIVWWNVPLIWQEPEWMTEPRGYDVTEHMRWWPWVTFWQTAADMAASIQSKGGHAHRYYEEYVGAWAEVLGVEVDVDALIEEVRPFIHPH comes from the coding sequence GTGCCCAACTGGTGGGGCATCGTCGGCGGCCAGATTGCGTCTTGGATCGCGCTCAGCCCCAGCTTCCTGCCACGGAAATGGTGGATGACCGCGGCCAGCGTCAGCCTGTCCCAGCTGTATGGCTACGGGGTTGGCGTCGGGGCCCGCTCGGCGCGCATCGGCATCGGCGACGCGGTTCGCCGATTCGTCCCGGAGAAGTTTCTCCCCATCCGACTCGGACACCAGCTGGCCAAGTTCACTTCAGTCTGGCAGATCCTCCTGTTGAGCGGACTCGTCCTCGGCACCGGCGCCTCGCTCATCACCTCGATGCACCGGCAGCGGGAAATTGCGGAACTCGTGGATCAAGAGCCGCCGACCCCACGAATCCAGCTGCTCGGTCTGAGCGCCGGCACCCTCGCCTCGATGGGTGTCCTGCTCGGGGTGCGGCTGTTCCGTCTGCAGTCCTGGGGCACCCGGCAGCTGCTGAAGCGTTACGTGCCGGCGATCGCCGTTCCCTTCTCCGGCACCATCATCTCCCTCGGCCTGCTCTATTTCTTTAACCGTTCGGTGCTTTGGAAGCGCCTCCTGGAGGGCATCGAGGACTCGGCCACCGCGAAGAATCTCAAGCCGCTGCCGGGTCGCACCCCACCGTTGCAGCCCGAGCGATCCGGATCCAGCGCATCCTACGAACCCTTTGGGACGCTTGGCCGGCACGGGAAGGCCGTCGTCTCCGATGGCCCGCGAGGCGCCGACATCGCGCGATTCACGGGCGAGGATGCGATGGAGCCGATCCGCGCGTACGTCGGCCTGCGCGCGAGCGTCTCGATCGACGCCGCGGCGAAGCGAGCCGTGCGCGAGCTGAAGCGCGCCGGGGGCTTCAAGCGCAGCCACATCTGCATCTACATCGGCACCGGCACCGGTTGGCTCAACGACTGGTCGATGGCCGCAATGGAGTACCTCACCCGCGGTGACTGCGCGATGGTGTCGCTGCAGTACACCGTGCTGCCGAGCGCCTTCGCACTCCTGCTCGACCGAGACTCGCCCCAGAAAACCGGTCAGGCGCTCTACCGCGAGGTTGTCGCCGAGCTCGAGAAGATGCCTAAGGCGTCGCGCCCGAAGCTATATATTTCCGGCGAATCGCTCGGTGCCTTCGGCGGTCTGTCGGTGTTCGACGACGCCCGGGACATGACCGAGCGGCTCGACGGCGCAATCTGGGCGGGTACCCCGCAGTTCACGCCGATCTGGTCGGAGCTCGTGGACCGTCGGGGCGAGGGTTCCCGCGTCGTGCGGCCCTATATCGGCGACGGCTCGCTCGTTCGTTTCTCGAATCGGCTGGGAGATCTTCGCGAACCAAACGACGGCGTCGACTACGTACCTTGGGGACCGCGGCGGTTCGTCTTCATGCAGCACCCGAGCGACCCAATCGTCTGGTGGAACGTGCCGCTGATCTGGCAGGAGCCGGAGTGGATGACCGAGCCGCGCGGCTACGACGTCACCGAGCACATGCGCTGGTGGCCGTGGGTGACCTTCTGGCAGACCGCCGCCGACATGGCGGCTTCGATCCAGTCGAAGGGCGGACACGCGCACCGCTACTACGAGGAGTACGTGGGTGCGTGGGCCGAGGTGCTCGGCGTCGAGGTCGACGTGGATGCGCTGATCGAGGAGGTCCGCCCGTTCATCCACCCGCACTGA
- a CDS encoding HU family DNA-binding protein, translating to MAEKTTVNKTELVAAIAAETGQSQTTVNSVLDALFQQLATNAAAGNKVTIPGWFSVEQTERAARVGRNPRTGDEIQIPASKGVKISAGSKLKNAVK from the coding sequence ATGGCAGAGAAGACCACCGTGAACAAGACCGAACTCGTCGCAGCGATCGCTGCTGAGACTGGCCAGAGCCAGACGACCGTTAACAGCGTTCTCGACGCACTGTTCCAGCAGCTCGCAACGAACGCTGCTGCCGGCAACAAGGTCACCATCCCGGGCTGGTTCTCGGTTGAGCAGACCGAGCGCGCAGCCCGCGTTGGCCGCAACCCCCGCACCGGTGACGAGATCCAGATCCCCGCATCGAAGGGCGTCAAGATCTCGGCAGGTTCGAAGCTCAAGAACGCCGTCAAGTAG